In Macadamia integrifolia cultivar HAES 741 chromosome 5, SCU_Mint_v3, whole genome shotgun sequence, a single window of DNA contains:
- the LOC122079854 gene encoding ADP-ribosylation factor GTPase-activating protein AGD3-like, which translates to MHFAKLDDSPMFRKQIQCLEESAESLRERSLKFYKGCRKYTEGLGEAYDGDIAFASALETFGGGHNDPISVAFGGPVMTKFTIALREIGTYKEVLRSQVEHMLNDRLLQFVNIDLHDVKEARKRFDKASLLYDQAREKFLSLKKGTKTDVATLLEDELHNARSSFEQARFNLVTALSNVEAKKRFEFLEAVSGTMDAHLRYFKQGYELLHQMEPYINQVLTYAQQSRERSNYEQAALTERMQEYKRQIDRESRWSSNGSHGSPNGPNGDGIQSIGRSSHKMIEAVMQSAAKGKVQTIRQGYLSKRSSNLRGDWKRRFFVLDSRGMLYYYRKQCSRPSGSAGQLSSQRSHNSSEIGSGLLSRWLSSHYHGGVHDEKSVAHHTVNLLTSTIKVDADQSDLRFCFRIISPSKNYTLQAESALDQMDWIEKITGVIASLLSSQSPEQHLPGSPMGCAHQRAASDSSSLGSSTDMDHPATEEYTCERKLIGGHHYLQQRHNMKNEKPIDVLRRVSGNDKCADCGAPEPDWASLNLGVLLCIECSGVHRNLGVHISKVRSLTLDVKVWEPSVISLFQSLGNAYANSVWEEMLQSSKAFQASEGHPGPMSERHHLPFMSKPWHADPISNKEKFIHVKYAEKLFVRRPKDEHNILSVARQMWDSVRTNDKKAVYRHIICSEADVNALYGQASFSPSLTLAKVMLLQEQSNLGRNSSFLAEDSLENPSANSLKSESSGEGQNLEEDLDGCSLLHIACQTGDIGMLELLLQYGANINFPDSRGQTPLHHCILCGRSVFAKLLLTRGADPRIVDREGKTPLHLAGESTLIDNDVLALLRETTR; encoded by the exons AGAAGGGCTTGGGGAAGCATACGATGGAGACATAGCTTTTGCAAGTGCCCTTGAAACATTTGGAGGAGGGCATAATGATCCTATTAGTGTTGCTTTTGGAG GCCCAGTTATGACTAAATTTACAATTGCATTGAGGGAGATTGGGACATACAAGGAAGTTCTTCGATCACAG GTGGAACACATGCTAAATGACAGGTTGCTGCAATTTGTCAATATTGATTTGCATGATGTCAAG GAAGCAAGGAAGCGTTTTGACAAGGCTAGCCTTCTTTATGACCAG GCTCGAGAAAAGTTTCTATCATTGAAGAAAGGCACAAAAACGGATGTTGCTACTCTCTTGGAGGAT GAGCTTCACAATGCAAGGTCTTCATTTGAGCAAGCTCGCTTCAATCTG GTTACTGCTCTTTCTAATGTTGAGGCGAAAAAGAGATTTGAATTTTTGGAGGCAGTTAGTGGAACAATGGATGCTCATCTCCGTTATTTCAAACAG GGTTATGAGCTATTGCATCAGATGGAGCCTTACATCAACCAG GTTCTGACTTACGCACAACAGTCAAGGGAAAGGTCCAACTATGAGCAGGCAGCTCTCACTGAAAGAATGCAGGAGTACAAAAGGCAGATTGATCGTGAAAGTCGATGGTCTTCAAATGGTTCACATGGTTCTCCAAATGGTCCAAATGGAGATGGTATACAATCCATTGGTAGAAGTTCCCATAAAATGATAGAGGCAGTGATGCAGTCTGCTGCAAAGGGAAAG GTTCAAACCATTCGTCAAGGGTATCTCTCAAAACGCTCCTCTAATCTGAGAGGTGACTGGAAAAGAAGGTTTTTCGTTCTTGATAGCCGAGGGATGCTATACTACTATCGCAAGCAATGCAGCAGACCATCT GGAAGTGCTGGTCAACTTTCAAGTCAGAGGAGCCATAATTCATCCGAAATTGGTTCGGGGTTGCTGAGCCGCTGGCTTTCTTCTCATTACCATGGTGGGGTTCATGATGAGAAGTCTGTTGCTCACCATACTGTGAACTTGCTGACATCTACTATAAAGGTTGATGCAGATCAGTCTGATTTGAGGTTTTGCTTCAGGATCATTTCTCCATCAAAGAACTACACTTTGCAG GCAGAGAGTGCTCTAGATCAGATGGACTGGATTGAAAAGATAACTGGAGTCATTGCTTCATTGCTGAGTTCCCAGTCACCTGAGCAG catctccCTGGTAGTCCCATGGGCTGTGCTCATCAGCGAGCTGCTAGTGATAGCAGTTCATTAGGAAGCTCCACTGATATGGATCACCCAGCAACAGAAGAATATACATGTGAGAGGAAACTCATCGGTGGACATCATTATCTGCAGCAACGGCACAACATGAAAAATGAGAAGCCGATAGATGTGCTGAGAAGAGTCTCTGGGAATGATAAATGTGCTGATTGTGGTGCTCCTGAACCAGATTGGGCATCCTTGAACCTTGGTGTTCTTCTCTGTATTGAATGTTCTGGTGTCCATCGTAATCTTGGTGTGCACATCTCAAAG GTCCGGTCACTGACTCTTGATGTCAAAGTATGGGAGCCTTCTGTTATATCTCTGTTCCAGTCACTGGGTAATGCATATGCAAACTCAGTGTGGGAGGAAATGCTGCAATCAAGTAAGGCTTTTCAGGCTTCTGAAGGCCATCCAGG TCCTATGTCCGAAAGACACCACCTACCATTTATGAGCAAACCTTGGCATGCTGATCCTATTTCAAATAAAGAAAAGTTCATTCATGTGAAG TATGCAGAGAAGCTTTTTGTTCGCAGGCCCAAGGATGAACATAATATTCTTTCAGTTGCTCGACAAATGTGGGATAGTGTACGCACTAATGACAAGAAAGCAGTCTACCGGCATATTATCTGTTCTGAGGCAGATGTGAATGCTCTGTATGGGCAGGCATCTTTTAGCCCATCTTTAACTCTAGCTAAAGTGATGCTGTTGCAGGAACAGTCAAATCTTGGCCGGAACTCTAGTTTCTTAGCAGAGGATTCTTTGGAAAACCCCTCTGCAAACTCCTTAAAGTCAGAAAGTAGTGGTGAGGGCCAAAATTTAGAGGAAGATCTTGATGGTTGCTCCTTGCTTCACATTGCTTGTCAGACTGGAGACATAGGCATGCTAGAACTTCTCTTACAATATGGTGCAAACATCAATTTTCCTGATTCAAGAGGCCAGACACCACTCCATCACTGTATTCTCTGTGGAAGATCTGTGTTTGCGAAACTTCTCCTTACGAG GGGTGCAGATCCACGGATTGTAGATAGGGAAGGTAAAACCCCTCTTCATCTCGCAGGAGAGTCAACTTTGATTGATAATGATGTCCTTGCTCTGTTAAGAGAGACAACCAGATGA